The Spiroplasma citri genome has a segment encoding these proteins:
- the plsY gene encoding glycerol-3-phosphate 1-O-acyltransferase PlsY, giving the protein MTLYGYLGKAITAIIGYLIGSFSWSIFISKKIYKIDVRDYHSKNAGATNTSRVLGKKWGFAIMFLDMLKVTITMFIAFGISCININGVNFGSTSYYIPAFFVLIGHSYPIYYKFKGGKTVSSFLGLLWMTNPYYFLIATVVWWSTIFIWKRVSVSSILAALFTGALCWIPQLSGIDIINFNGDLLQNSHLVWVNYLHYVNYDNYCDSLALINIIITLSAIFLILKHHQNITRLLKGAEKPYDFKGKSDLENGNLSKHNKIKNTNNYP; this is encoded by the coding sequence ATGACATTATATGGATATTTAGGAAAAGCTATTACAGCAATAATTGGATACTTAATTGGTTCTTTTAGTTGGTCAATTTTTATTAGTAAAAAAATTTATAAAATTGATGTGCGTGATTATCATTCTAAAAATGCCGGAGCCACAAATACTAGTCGTGTTTTAGGTAAAAAATGAGGTTTTGCCATCATGTTTTTAGATATGCTAAAAGTTACTATTACAATGTTTATTGCCTTTGGTATTAGTTGTATTAATATTAATGGTGTTAATTTTGGTTCAACTAGTTATTATATTCCAGCTTTTTTTGTTTTAATTGGTCATTCTTATCCAATTTATTATAAATTTAAAGGTGGAAAAACAGTTTCGTCTTTTTTAGGTTTATTATGAATGACTAATCCATATTATTTTTTAATTGCTACAGTTGTTTGATGAAGTACAATTTTTATTTGAAAACGAGTTTCTGTTTCTTCAATTTTAGCAGCACTATTTACAGGAGCATTATGTTGAATCCCACAATTAAGTGGCATTGATATTATCAATTTTAATGGTGATTTACTTCAAAATTCTCACCTTGTTTGAGTGAATTACTTACATTATGTTAATTATGATAATTACTGCGATAGTTTAGCTTTAATTAATATTATTATTACTTTAAGTGCTATTTTCTTAATCTTAAAACATCATCAAAATATTACTCGTTTATTAAAAGGAGCCGAAAAGCCTTATGATTTTAAAGGGAAATCTGATTTAGAAAATGGTAATCTTTCAAAACACAATAAAATAAAAAACACTAATAATTACCCATAG